One segment of Meriones unguiculatus strain TT.TT164.6M chromosome 3, Bangor_MerUng_6.1, whole genome shotgun sequence DNA contains the following:
- the Smim32 gene encoding small integral membrane protein 32: MYGDVFNATSGPEAAGSGALAPGATVKAEGALPLELATARGVRDGSATKPDLPTYLLLFFLLLLSVALVVLFIGCQLRHSAFAALPHDRSLRDARAPWKTRPV; the protein is encoded by the coding sequence ATGTACGGCGACGTGTTCAACGCCACCAGCGGCCCGGAGGCGGCGGGAAGCGGTGCGCTGGCCCCCGGAGCCACGGTCAAGGCAGAGGGCGCTTTGCCGCTGGAGCTGGCCACCGCGCGTGGAGTGCGGGACGGCTCGGCCACCAAACCCGACCTGCCCACCTACCTGCTGCtcttcttcctgctgctgctgtccgtGGCGCTCGTCGTCCTCTTCATCGGCTGCCAGCTGCGCCACTCGGCCTTCGCCGCGCTGCCCCACGACCGCTCGCTGCGCGACGCCCGTGCGCCCTGGAAGACGCGGCCGGTATAG